One genomic window of Candidatus Hydrogenedentota bacterium includes the following:
- a CDS encoding RNA-directed DNA polymerase, translating into MARSLKNGIVVYTDIRKFYPSIPAETARQAWHDTAKSCQLPGLAERLGQRLLDNHSAVEDSNAHGILTGPMFSHVVGNLVLRNIDSEMRQILPDGYFRYVDDFALVGKRRAVIDAEKRLADLLDDIGLSVNRDKRLEVSTRDWLVGADDFMNEHHPVSWMTFVGGMKQLLITKPALAKTLKDNLEVNGFRISPLNYSDAVRERRFIRRFYELHLKRWYQSILRNLNPHDLIVEAIELRSRYEGDFETAINGSDTLEGFERKRRIHRLRRLCSRLIYLASPKKLRHIATSLAALPEMALYSAVFDALDRRDISNLLPYGANAAHSVAQALLSSRPPLKCTLDDWTDASRQARAVFVAHGFSIDGSSPVDASEMEQFCAWKGHSITGPGPSSTYFGELITLHGFGECRRHDELLAHAYDIDDEVVLDMGTLLEQSY; encoded by the coding sequence ATGGCACGTTCCCTCAAGAATGGCATTGTCGTATATACCGATATAAGAAAGTTTTACCCGTCTATTCCTGCCGAAACCGCGAGACAGGCATGGCATGATACAGCGAAGTCGTGTCAGCTCCCGGGCCTAGCTGAGCGTCTTGGTCAGCGATTGCTCGACAACCATAGCGCTGTAGAGGACTCGAACGCACATGGTATCTTAACCGGGCCGATGTTTTCTCATGTTGTAGGAAATCTCGTCCTAAGAAACATCGATTCTGAAATGCGCCAGATACTGCCGGACGGATACTTTCGGTATGTAGATGATTTCGCATTGGTTGGAAAACGTCGAGCAGTGATCGATGCGGAAAAGCGCTTAGCTGATCTGCTCGATGATATCGGATTGAGCGTAAACAGAGACAAGAGGCTTGAGGTATCCACCCGTGATTGGCTGGTCGGTGCGGATGACTTTATGAATGAGCATCATCCAGTTTCCTGGATGACCTTTGTCGGAGGAATGAAGCAACTACTGATTACTAAACCGGCATTGGCGAAAACCCTGAAAGACAATCTCGAAGTCAACGGTTTTCGCATTTCTCCGTTGAACTATTCAGACGCGGTTCGAGAGAGAAGATTTATTCGACGGTTTTATGAGCTTCATCTGAAGCGCTGGTACCAGTCTATTCTGCGCAACCTGAATCCTCACGACCTTATAGTAGAAGCCATTGAACTCAGATCGCGTTATGAAGGCGATTTTGAGACAGCGATTAATGGATCCGATACCTTAGAGGGCTTTGAGCGAAAACGCCGGATCCACCGCCTACGCCGCCTATGCAGTCGACTCATCTACTTGGCGTCGCCGAAGAAGCTCAGACACATTGCGACATCACTCGCGGCGCTGCCTGAAATGGCACTCTACTCCGCCGTGTTTGATGCGCTTGACAGAAGGGACATTAGCAACTTGCTTCCATATGGAGCCAATGCGGCTCACTCGGTCGCCCAGGCATTGTTATCGTCGCGTCCGCCGTTGAAGTGTACGTTGGACGACTGGACGGATGCCTCTCGCCAAGCGCGGGCCGTTTTCGTCGCACACGGTTTTTCGATTGATGGAAGTTCACCTGTCGACGCCAGTGAAATGGAGCAATTCTGCGCATGGAAAGGACATTCAATAACGGGACCCGGACCGTCGTCTACTTACTTTGGTGAACTGATTACCCTTCATGGTTTCGGAGAGTGCCGAAGGCATGACGAGCTTCTTGCGCACGCCTATGACATCGACGATGAGGTCGTCCTCGATATGGGGACATTGCTTGAACAGTCTTACTGA
- the msrB gene encoding peptide-methionine (R)-S-oxide reductase MsrB has product MTEKIVKSDTEWQSQLTPEQYRVTRLKGTERAFTGAYCDEKSAGVYQCACCGQPLFHSDHKFDSGTGWPSYYQPVSEQAVEREEDTSFGMRRTEVHCSRCDGHLGHVFPDGPAPTGLRYCINSASLVLDPES; this is encoded by the coding sequence ATGACCGAAAAAATCGTTAAGAGCGATACCGAGTGGCAGTCCCAATTGACCCCGGAGCAGTACCGCGTCACCCGCCTCAAGGGCACCGAACGCGCCTTTACCGGGGCCTACTGCGACGAGAAGAGCGCGGGGGTGTACCAGTGCGCCTGCTGCGGGCAGCCCCTGTTTCACTCGGACCACAAGTTTGACTCCGGCACCGGCTGGCCCAGCTACTACCAGCCCGTTTCCGAGCAGGCCGTCGAGCGCGAGGAAGACACCAGCTTCGGCATGCGCCGCACCGAGGTCCATTGCAGCCGCTGCGACGGACACCTGGGCCATGTCTTCCCCGATGGCCCGGCTCCGACCGGCCTGCGCTACTGCATCAATTCGGCCTCGCTGGTGCTCGATCCCGAGTCCTGA
- a CDS encoding Glu/Leu/Phe/Val dehydrogenase, which yields MPAPGPSPPLPGDPHVSEISFLDGVNRYYGLAEKTLDLPPGLGEKIKLCTSVFMVRFPIGFRDGYRVFTGWRVVHSEHYLPVKGGIRYAPQVDQEEVEALAALMSYKCAIVDVPFGGAKGALRINPKEFDASAIERITRRFARELAKKGYISPSLNVPAPDIGTGEREMAWMADEYRRMDPTDINAIACVTGKPVSQGGIAGRSEATGRGVQLGLREFFRHPEDVKEAGLEGGLSGKRIIIQGLGKVGYPAAKLLQEEDDARIVAILEHNSALVNPQGIHVEAAHRWLREHGSFDGFDEGTAMPANPALLEEECDILIPAAMEGQITAENAGRIKAPLIAEAANGPITYRAHEILQKHGKTIIPDIYLNAGGVVVSYFEWIKNLSHIRLGRLGRRADEARGGHVVAALEELTGKEVPAYLARRIRHGADELDLVRSGLDDTMRDAYQQIREVYRVHDDIPDLRTAAYRLAIERIARANMEMGV from the coding sequence ATGCCCGCACCGGGCCCCAGCCCCCCTCTACCAGGAGATCCGCACGTGAGTGAAATAAGCTTCCTCGATGGTGTCAACCGGTATTACGGCCTGGCCGAAAAGACCCTCGACCTCCCCCCGGGGCTCGGCGAGAAAATAAAACTCTGCACCTCCGTCTTCATGGTCCGCTTCCCCATCGGCTTCCGCGACGGCTACCGCGTCTTCACCGGCTGGCGTGTCGTCCACAGCGAGCACTACCTACCCGTCAAGGGCGGCATTCGCTACGCCCCCCAGGTGGACCAGGAGGAGGTCGAAGCCCTCGCCGCGCTGATGTCCTATAAATGCGCTATTGTGGATGTTCCTTTTGGCGGCGCCAAGGGCGCGCTGCGCATCAACCCCAAAGAATTCGACGCCAGCGCGATTGAGCGCATTACGCGCCGCTTCGCCCGGGAACTCGCGAAAAAGGGATACATCAGCCCCAGCCTCAACGTGCCCGCGCCGGACATCGGCACCGGCGAGCGCGAGATGGCCTGGATGGCCGACGAATACCGGCGCATGGACCCGACCGACATCAACGCGATAGCCTGCGTCACGGGAAAGCCCGTGAGCCAGGGCGGCATCGCCGGCCGAAGCGAAGCCACCGGCCGCGGCGTCCAGCTCGGCCTTCGCGAGTTTTTCCGCCATCCGGAAGACGTCAAGGAAGCCGGCCTCGAAGGGGGCCTCTCCGGAAAACGCATCATTATCCAGGGCCTCGGAAAGGTAGGCTACCCCGCCGCCAAACTCCTCCAGGAGGAGGACGACGCCCGCATCGTCGCCATACTTGAGCACAATAGCGCCCTCGTCAACCCCCAGGGCATCCACGTGGAAGCCGCCCACCGCTGGCTCCGCGAACACGGCTCCTTCGATGGCTTCGACGAGGGAACCGCGATGCCCGCCAATCCCGCCCTGCTCGAAGAGGAGTGCGACATCCTGATCCCCGCCGCCATGGAGGGACAGATCACCGCGGAAAACGCCGGGCGCATCAAGGCCCCCCTGATCGCGGAGGCCGCCAATGGCCCCATTACCTACCGCGCCCACGAAATCCTCCAGAAACACGGCAAGACCATCATCCCCGACATCTACCTGAACGCGGGCGGCGTCGTCGTCTCCTACTTCGAATGGATCAAGAACCTTTCCCACATCCGGCTCGGCCGTCTGGGCCGCCGAGCCGATGAGGCCCGCGGCGGGCACGTCGTCGCCGCGCTCGAGGAATTGACCGGCAAGGAAGTACCGGCCTACCTCGCCCGCCGCATCCGACACGGGGCCGACGAGCTCGATCTCGTGCGCTCCGGCCTCGACGACACCATGCGCGACGCCTACCAGCAAATTCGCGAGGTCTATCGCGTCCACGACGACATCCCCGATCTCCGAACCGCCGCCTATCGCCTCGCCATCGAGCGCATCGCCCGGGCGAACATGGAGATGGGCGTGTAA
- a CDS encoding CinA family nicotinamide mononucleotide deamidase-related protein yields MKTELLMIGTELLLGQIQDTNSTWISQVLAEHGIDCFQKTTVGDNRARILGALDAGLTRSDVILCSGGLGPTEDDITRESIAALLDRPLVFRPELYGAILERFAVLQRAPTENNKKQAALPEGAIPIENPHGTAPGLIVEDPRGIIICMPGVPHELKPMLVERVLPWLKKRFGIGGVLYSRVLKVCGVGESRIDAEIGDLMNAHSNPTIGLLASPEFVRIRLTAKAPTENEARALIEPVARAVYDRLPGQIMGEGDDTLEEKTAGLLRDRGHTISVIETFTGGMIAQRLLLADPARVTEGVILGPGSREYNTENFVDLGRNHMLRSGAIAALVCTYSAVDATARVFFITPGEHTTWDLPVAGSGIRAQVRLTVSILEQLRRHLILQ; encoded by the coding sequence ATGAAAACCGAATTGCTCATGATCGGCACCGAACTCCTGCTCGGCCAGATACAAGACACCAACAGCACCTGGATCTCCCAGGTCCTCGCCGAACACGGCATCGACTGTTTCCAGAAAACCACCGTCGGCGACAACCGCGCGCGAATTCTCGGCGCGCTGGACGCCGGCCTCACCCGCAGCGATGTCATCCTCTGCAGCGGCGGCCTCGGCCCAACCGAAGACGACATCACCCGCGAGTCCATCGCCGCGCTGCTCGACCGCCCGCTCGTCTTCCGCCCGGAATTGTACGGCGCCATCCTCGAACGCTTCGCTGTCCTCCAGCGCGCCCCCACCGAGAACAACAAAAAGCAGGCGGCCCTCCCCGAAGGCGCCATCCCCATCGAAAACCCCCACGGCACCGCCCCGGGACTCATCGTGGAAGATCCGCGCGGCATCATCATCTGCATGCCCGGCGTCCCCCACGAACTCAAGCCCATGCTCGTCGAGCGCGTGCTCCCCTGGCTCAAGAAACGCTTCGGCATCGGAGGCGTGCTCTACTCGCGTGTACTCAAGGTCTGTGGCGTCGGCGAATCCCGCATCGACGCGGAAATCGGCGACCTCATGAACGCCCATTCCAACCCCACCATCGGCCTCCTCGCGTCGCCGGAGTTCGTGCGCATCCGCCTCACCGCAAAGGCCCCCACCGAGAACGAGGCCCGCGCCCTCATCGAGCCCGTCGCGCGCGCCGTGTACGATCGCCTGCCCGGACAGATCATGGGCGAGGGCGACGACACCCTCGAGGAAAAAACCGCCGGCCTGCTGCGCGATCGCGGCCACACCATTTCTGTTATAGAAACCTTCACTGGAGGTATGATAGCGCAGCGTTTGCTCCTCGCCGATCCTGCCCGCGTCACCGAGGGCGTCATCCTCGGACCCGGATCACGCGAGTACAATACCGAAAATTTCGTTGACCTCGGCCGCAATCATATGCTACGATCCGGGGCTATAGCTGCGTTGGTGTGCACGTACAGCGCGGTCGATGCGACCGCCCGGGTGTTCTTCATTACCCCCGGGGAGCACACTACTTGGGACCTGCCTGTGGCGGGTAGCGGTATACGCGCCCAGGTCCGACT